Proteins co-encoded in one Novosphingobium sp. PP1Y genomic window:
- a CDS encoding crotonase/enoyl-CoA hydratase family protein, giving the protein MGDFVKIEKRGRIAVLTLNHPDKLNAIGALEDCADFVAALEDIGSDEAISVGILTGAGKAFSAGGNLQAMKDRNGIGPLDSPTATRLNYRRGVQRIPRAFQECEVPLIAAVNGFAIGLGNDLACFCDIRIASQRARFSAGFIKMGLIPGDGGAWALPRAVGFANAAEMLFTGETLDAEQAKAMGLVSRVVPPESLMDEAMAIAEKIAANPARSLRLAKRLLTDAQNMRLNEVLEMSAAMQALAHETSDFEEAIDAFLEKRPPHFTGK; this is encoded by the coding sequence ATGGGTGATTTCGTCAAGATCGAGAAGCGCGGGCGCATTGCCGTCCTGACCTTGAACCATCCCGACAAGCTCAATGCCATCGGCGCTCTCGAGGACTGCGCAGACTTCGTGGCGGCACTGGAGGATATCGGTTCGGATGAAGCCATCAGCGTGGGCATCCTCACCGGGGCCGGCAAAGCCTTTTCCGCCGGCGGCAACCTGCAGGCGATGAAGGACCGCAATGGCATCGGCCCACTCGATTCTCCTACAGCGACACGCCTCAACTATCGCCGCGGCGTGCAGCGCATTCCGCGCGCCTTCCAGGAATGCGAAGTGCCGCTGATCGCCGCGGTCAACGGTTTCGCCATCGGCCTGGGCAACGATCTCGCCTGCTTTTGCGACATTCGCATCGCTTCACAGAGAGCCAGGTTCTCGGCCGGGTTCATCAAGATGGGTCTGATCCCGGGAGACGGCGGCGCATGGGCCCTGCCCCGCGCGGTCGGCTTCGCCAATGCCGCCGAAATGCTCTTCACCGGCGAGACGCTGGACGCCGAACAGGCCAAGGCGATGGGCCTCGTTTCGCGCGTCGTCCCACCCGAATCGCTGATGGACGAGGCCATGGCGATTGCCGAAAAGATCGCCGCCAATCCGGCACGCTCGCTGCGCCTCGCCAAGCGCCTGCTGACCGACGCACAGAACATGCGCCTGAACGAAGTGCTGGAAATGTCCGCCGCCATGCAGGCGTTGGCTCACGAGACTTCGGACTTCGAGGAAGCGATCGACGCCTTCCTCGAAAAGCGTCCGCCGCACTTCACCGGCAAGTAG
- a CDS encoding Ppx/GppA phosphatase family protein — protein sequence MAEQDPPAAKVKVSGRPGRRRKGRKGKSRPKVAGTAKGKVRPPGAQQPEAGAAPREENDNNEQASSRRQTVRQVSQRPYPQRTAGPRPGGGRQSYAAIDLGTNNCRLLIARPSGENFTVIDAFSRVVRLGEGLAQSGRLSDEAMDRTLAALRVCADKLMRRNVYLARSVATEACRRAENGPEFIERVREETGIALDIISAREEARLAVLGCHVLLEAGLGPAMIFDIGGGSTELVLIESTGTVPRILDWQSVPWGVVSLSESCGPEGVSEADRLNRYRHMHGLVTESFAGFSDRISGARKSVASSGELRLLGTSGTVTTLASLHLQLPQYDRRMVDGLIVPAESMREISTRLSTMAVEDRRELNCIGRERADLVVAGCAILEAILDLWPAARLGVADRGIREGILRSLIASNGHGSPHAGQVIAASEGNVQQVETGR from the coding sequence ATGGCGGAGCAAGATCCGCCGGCCGCGAAAGTCAAAGTGTCGGGTCGCCCGGGAAGGCGGCGCAAGGGACGTAAGGGCAAGTCACGCCCGAAAGTCGCCGGCACGGCCAAGGGGAAGGTGCGTCCACCGGGCGCACAACAGCCAGAGGCAGGCGCAGCGCCGCGCGAAGAGAACGACAATAACGAGCAGGCGTCATCGCGTCGGCAAACGGTGCGGCAGGTTTCACAACGACCTTATCCTCAACGTACTGCCGGTCCGCGGCCGGGCGGCGGTCGGCAGTCCTATGCGGCGATCGACCTGGGTACCAACAACTGCCGTCTTTTGATCGCCCGACCTTCGGGCGAGAACTTCACCGTGATCGATGCTTTCAGCCGCGTCGTTCGTCTTGGCGAAGGGCTGGCTCAGTCCGGCCGTCTCTCGGACGAGGCGATGGACCGTACGCTTGCGGCCCTGCGCGTGTGTGCCGACAAGCTTATGCGCCGCAACGTTTATCTCGCGCGCTCCGTCGCCACCGAGGCCTGCCGCCGTGCCGAGAACGGCCCGGAATTCATCGAGAGGGTGCGCGAAGAGACCGGCATTGCCCTCGACATCATCAGCGCGCGCGAGGAAGCCCGGCTGGCGGTGCTGGGCTGCCATGTCCTGCTCGAGGCAGGGTTGGGGCCAGCGATGATCTTCGATATCGGCGGCGGCTCGACAGAGCTCGTCCTGATCGAGAGCACCGGCACCGTGCCGCGCATTCTCGACTGGCAGAGCGTGCCCTGGGGCGTTGTCTCGTTGAGCGAGAGCTGCGGCCCGGAAGGCGTGAGCGAGGCGGATCGTCTCAACCGCTATCGCCACATGCACGGCCTCGTGACCGAGAGCTTCGCTGGATTTTCCGACAGGATCTCGGGCGCGCGCAAGTCGGTTGCAAGCAGCGGCGAACTGCGCCTGCTGGGCACCAGCGGCACCGTGACGACGCTGGCGAGCCTGCACCTGCAACTGCCGCAGTACGACCGGCGGATGGTCGACGGCCTGATCGTGCCGGCCGAATCGATGCGCGAAATCAGCACACGCCTCTCGACCATGGCAGTCGAGGATCGCCGCGAGCTCAATTGCATCGGCCGGGAGCGTGCCGATCTTGTCGTTGCGGGCTGCGCCATTCTCGAGGCCATCCTCGACCTCTGGCCGGCAGCAAGACTGGGCGTTGCCGATCGCGGCATTCGCGAAGGCATCCTGCGCAGCCTGATTGCATCCAATGGCCATGGCAGCCCCCACGCGGGACAGGTCATCGCCGCAAGTGAAGGAAACGTACAGCAAGTGGAAACCGGTCGATGA
- a CDS encoding RlmE family RNA methyltransferase — translation MSRSGRDPGEKLRTAKKRSTSSARWLQRQLNDPYVKKAKADGYRSRAAYKLIELDEKFGLFKGVTRAVDLGIAPGGWSQVLRLKCPRAKVVGIDLLPTDPIEGVTIFEMDFMADEAPAALEGALDGAPELVLSDMAANTVGHKQTDHLRTMGLVETAADFAIQTLAPGGTFVAKVLAGGTDTELLNLLKRHFTSVKHAKPPASRKDSSEWYVIAKGFKG, via the coding sequence ATGAGCCGTTCGGGACGCGATCCGGGCGAAAAACTGCGTACGGCGAAGAAGCGTTCGACGAGTTCGGCACGCTGGCTCCAGCGCCAGCTCAACGATCCTTACGTCAAGAAGGCCAAGGCCGACGGTTATCGCAGCCGTGCGGCCTACAAGCTGATCGAACTGGACGAGAAGTTCGGCCTGTTCAAGGGCGTAACCCGTGCAGTCGACCTCGGCATTGCGCCGGGCGGCTGGAGCCAGGTGCTGCGGCTCAAGTGCCCCAGGGCCAAGGTCGTGGGCATCGACCTGCTGCCCACCGATCCCATCGAGGGCGTGACGATCTTCGAGATGGACTTCATGGCAGACGAGGCCCCTGCGGCGCTGGAAGGGGCGCTGGACGGCGCGCCGGAACTGGTGCTGTCGGACATGGCGGCCAATACGGTCGGTCACAAGCAGACCGATCATCTGCGCACGATGGGGCTGGTCGAGACGGCGGCCGATTTCGCGATCCAGACGCTGGCACCCGGCGGTACTTTCGTGGCCAAGGTCCTTGCAGGCGGCACCGATACCGAACTGCTGAACCTGCTCAAGCGCCACTTCACCAGTGTCAAGCATGCCAAGCCGCCGGCAAGCCGCAAGGACTCTTCCGAGTGGTACGTCATCGCCAAGGGCTTCAAGGGCTAG
- a CDS encoding cytochrome c family protein, with the protein MDDRFNTIAGWTLFAGIVGLGLTTVSSHYFKADKPHRPETMGYAIEGVQEEGEGAGEVPIATLLASADVAKGEATFAKCASCHTINAGGANGIGPNLHGVVGEAIGQGVAGFAFSDALKSVGGEWTFDKLNDWLKSPKAFAPGTKMTFAGLSKPEDRANLIAYLNTQGSNLPLPTPPAADEAPAEGDAAAAPAEGAEAAAPAEGEAAAAE; encoded by the coding sequence ATGGATGATCGTTTCAATACCATTGCAGGCTGGACGCTGTTCGCAGGCATCGTTGGGCTCGGCCTGACGACCGTCAGCTCGCATTATTTCAAGGCTGACAAACCGCATCGTCCCGAGACGATGGGATACGCCATCGAAGGCGTGCAGGAAGAAGGCGAAGGCGCCGGCGAAGTGCCGATCGCAACGCTTCTGGCCAGCGCCGATGTCGCCAAGGGCGAGGCGACTTTCGCCAAGTGCGCCTCGTGCCACACGATCAACGCCGGCGGTGCCAACGGCATCGGCCCGAACCTTCATGGTGTCGTAGGCGAAGCCATCGGCCAGGGCGTGGCCGGTTTCGCGTTCTCCGATGCGCTCAAGAGCGTCGGCGGCGAATGGACCTTCGACAAGCTCAACGACTGGCTGAAGAGCCCCAAGGCCTTCGCGCCTGGCACCAAGATGACTTTCGCCGGACTTTCCAAGCCGGAAGATCGCGCGAACCTCATCGCCTATCTGAACACGCAGGGCTCGAACCTGCCGCTGCCCACTCCGCCGGCCGCCGACGAGGCACCGGCCGAGGGTGACGCCGCTGCCGCTCCGGCAGAAGGCGCGGAAGCCGCTGCTCCCGCGGAAGGCGAGGCCGCCGCGGCCGAATAA
- a CDS encoding prephenate dehydratase, with protein MHSYPKPALALVAEMEAAAASDPSRAMALQGAPGCNGHRAALEFDPDCLPLPCFSFEDALDAVKEGKAERAIIPIENSQHGRVADIHFLLPESGLSIVGEHFMSIHHALMALGDGPFTGAYSHPQALGQSRHYLRERGIVPMSYADTAGAAAFVREQGDMTACAVAPKLAAELYGLKIIEQNVEDAADNMTRFVVLAKEPLDPFYLQGETAMTTFIFEVKNIPAALYKALGGFATNGVNMTKLESYQTGASFAATTFYADIEGVPGDPRVDMALQELAFHCKYVRPLGSYRQARARG; from the coding sequence ATGCATTCCTATCCCAAACCCGCTCTCGCCCTTGTGGCCGAGATGGAAGCCGCAGCGGCTTCGGACCCATCGCGCGCCATGGCCCTGCAGGGCGCACCAGGCTGCAACGGGCATCGTGCCGCCCTCGAATTCGATCCCGATTGCCTGCCGCTGCCGTGCTTTTCCTTCGAGGATGCGCTCGATGCGGTGAAGGAAGGCAAGGCCGAGCGGGCGATCATCCCGATCGAGAATTCGCAGCACGGGCGGGTCGCCGACATCCATTTCCTGCTGCCGGAAAGCGGGCTTTCGATCGTCGGCGAACATTTCATGTCGATTCACCACGCGCTGATGGCGCTGGGGGACGGACCTTTCACCGGTGCCTACAGTCACCCGCAGGCGCTGGGTCAGTCCCGCCATTACCTGCGTGAGCGCGGGATCGTGCCGATGTCCTATGCCGATACCGCGGGCGCGGCGGCGTTCGTGCGCGAGCAGGGCGACATGACGGCCTGCGCCGTGGCGCCCAAGCTGGCTGCCGAGCTCTACGGCCTCAAGATCATCGAACAGAATGTCGAGGACGCCGCGGACAACATGACGCGATTCGTCGTGCTGGCCAAGGAACCGCTCGATCCGTTCTATCTCCAGGGCGAGACGGCGATGACGACCTTCATCTTCGAGGTGAAGAACATCCCCGCTGCGCTCTACAAGGCGCTGGGCGGCTTCGCCACGAACGGCGTCAACATGACCAAGCTGGAAAGCTACCAGACCGGGGCAAGCTTTGCCGCCACGACCTTCTATGCCGACATCGAAGGCGTGCCGGGCGATCCGCGTGTCGACATGGCGCTGCAGGAACTGGCTTTCCACTGCAAGTACGTGCGGCCGCTGGGCAGCTACCGGCAGGCGCGCGCCCGCGGCTGA